TCCCGGAGGTTGATGACCCCTTCGACGAATTCTGGCGCCTTCGGCACGCGCACTATCTCCGGCATCCTGATTATCTCCTGGACTTGCATTATGTCGATGCCGTATTCCCCGCTGCCCAGCTTGAACGTGACCAGCTGGATCTCGCCGGTCTGTTCCGACTGGATCTCGTCGGTTTGGCCCGAGGCCGCTCCCGGCTTGCCGGGCGGGGCGGTCCCGGGCGGTTTGGGCCCGACTGGTGATGTGTGCGACTGAACTTCGGATGTACCTAGCAATTCGCTGTCCCCTTTCTGTTCTTGGTCACAGTCACACCTTGAACCTGCTCACCGCGTCGCGCAGCTTCTGAGCCATATCGGCCAGGGACTGGGCTGATGCTGCCATCTCCTGGATTGACGCGCTCACTTGCTCTGCCGACGCCGAGACCTCTTCGACCGATGCCGCCGTTTCCTCGGATACCGACGCGATGGCGTCCACCGCCTTCTTGACCTCCTCGGCGCTCGCGGCCATCTCTTCAGTGGCGGCGGTATTCTCTTCCGCCACGCTCACTATGTCGTCTATGGCCTTTTCCACTCTGGAGCTCGCTTCGGCAAGGGCCCGCGCCGACTCGATGAGCCTTGCGATGAGCGATCCGCCCTCTTCGGCGTTGGATGAGATCTGCGCGAGGGCCTTCCCGGCCTCCTCTGAAAGCGCGCTTCCGGCCTCGACTTCCTTGAGGCCTGAATCGATGGCGCTCACAGCCTTCTCCGTTGCCTGCCTCACCCGGCCGACCAGCTCCGCAATGGCTTTCGTCTCACTTGATGAGCGCTCCGCTAGCTTGCGTACCTCATCCGCCACCACGGCGAACCCGCGCCCGTGCTCGCCCGCTCGCGCCGCCTCGATGGCGGCGTTCAAGGCGAGCAGGTTGGTCTGCTCCGCGATGTCGTCGATGACCTCGAGTATGCGCCCGATTTCCTGGGAGTGCTTGTCCAGCTCACCAATGCGCTCAGCAACCGTGCGCGTCGTGCTGGCTATGCGCTCCATGCTGGCAATGACGTTCCGGACCGACTCCCCTCCCCGAGCGGCTGACTCCGCGCTTCGCTGCGACGACTCCCCCACGGTCTCGAGAGCCTGCATCGTCTCGCTGAGGGATTTCTTCATATCACTAACCACGGTAGAAGCTTCATGGACGCTCTTCACCTGCGACTCCGCGCCCTTGGCTACTTGTATTATCGCCTGGTCGACCTGGCCCACCGATGTTGCCACATCGCTTGTCCTGGAGCTTTGGTCTTGCGTC
Above is a window of Bacillota bacterium DNA encoding:
- a CDS encoding methyl-accepting chemotaxis protein gives rise to the protein MKWFLNVRMRSKIIALVVVLLGVAVWIGTFALTRLEAVKADATSLATNWLPKTKYLGDLKGHASDLRRRVLQHAISTTEAEFKEYEEKIQSDRSEFEADYERLGSMLVTDEGKQQYATIGQDWKDFAAVVDEATSLARQMRNDEAISLLRGRGSEIGDRLAASVDQIIAIIDRQATGVVSETEATATAATRSIIVTIAVSSILSLLLGLLLAKTIADPVQKLVRVANKAAQGDLSEELQAHSTDEIGILTRAFAAMLGSLRSLIGEVTASAQAVAATSEELSASAEESAKAVQQISDTVQQVAAGTQDQSSRTSDVATSVGQVDQAIIQVAKGAESQVKSVHEASTVVSDMKKSLSETMQALETVGESSQRSAESAARGGESVRNVIASMERIASTTRTVAERIGELDKHSQEIGRILEVIDDIAEQTNLLALNAAIEAARAGEHGRGFAVVADEVRKLAERSSSETKAIAELVGRVRQATEKAVSAIDSGLKEVEAGSALSEEAGKALAQISSNAEEGGSLIARLIESARALAEASSRVEKAIDDIVSVAEENTAATEEMAASAEEVKKAVDAIASVSEETAASVEEVSASAEQVSASIQEMAASAQSLADMAQKLRDAVSRFKV